Proteins co-encoded in one Archangium lipolyticum genomic window:
- a CDS encoding gluconate 2-dehydrogenase subunit 3 family protein, whose translation MDRRSFLQRLSFFGGGVVLLGGAACKRGPSSEPSAPANTQAAAANGLSPLTFTRAEYAVVAAASDRILPRDEDPGAKDADVPVYIDRMLQSPELEQMRQDFMQGVAALERRSQRMFQVGFVQATPAQQDELLGVFKDSPAGSGEAHFFELLMVLTLEGYLGDPSYGGNKDRVGWKLVGFDTVGTVASAPPEGHDGMKCLKTCGRHP comes from the coding sequence ATGGACCGGCGATCCTTCCTCCAGCGGCTGTCCTTCTTCGGTGGCGGCGTGGTGCTCCTCGGCGGCGCGGCCTGCAAGCGCGGCCCGTCCTCAGAGCCCTCGGCGCCCGCCAACACCCAGGCCGCGGCGGCGAACGGCCTGTCCCCCCTCACCTTCACCCGGGCCGAGTACGCCGTGGTGGCCGCCGCCAGCGATCGAATCCTCCCGCGCGACGAGGACCCTGGCGCGAAGGACGCGGACGTGCCCGTCTACATCGACCGGATGCTCCAGTCACCGGAGCTCGAGCAGATGCGCCAGGACTTCATGCAGGGCGTGGCCGCGCTGGAGCGGCGCTCGCAGCGGATGTTCCAGGTGGGCTTCGTCCAGGCCACGCCCGCCCAGCAGGACGAGCTGCTCGGTGTCTTCAAGGACAGCCCCGCGGGCAGCGGCGAGGCGCACTTCTTCGAGCTGTTGATGGTGCTGACGCTGGAGGGGTACCTCGGGGACCCGTCCTACGGCGGCAACAAGGACCGGGTGGGCTGGAAGCTGGTGGGCTTCGACACGGTGGGCACGGTGGCCTCCGCGCCGCCCGAGGGCCATGACGGCATGAAGTGCCTGAAGACCTGCGGGAGGCACCCGTGA